A window of Phenylobacterium sp. NIBR 498073 genomic DNA:
GATCTCTATGACCGGACCATGGAACGCGCGCACTCGGTCGCCGAGCTGGGCGAGGGCGTCGGGGTGTTCATGGACCTGGCGCTGGATCCGCAGCGCCGGCGGCTGCTGTTCGTCGAGGCGCCGACCGTGCTCGGCTGGGACGACTGGCGCGCGGGTCTGCGCGGCGCCTTCGAGCCGCTGCTGCACCACGCGCTCGGCCATTGGGTGTCCGAGGGGCTGCTGCGCGAAGAGGAAGTCCCCGGTTACGCCGAGGTGCTGCTGGGGGCCGGCGTGCAGGCGGCCCTGGCCCAGAGCGCCGGCGATCCGGCCCCACGCAAGGCCCTGGAGGCGATGATCGCCCGCCTGGCCGCCCGCCCCTGAGCGGCGCGGTTGCACGTCGCCGTCATTTCATGCACGATGCATGAAATGACAGGAGGAAGCCGCGCATGTCCCGTTTCGCCGTCATTGCGGCCGCCCTGCTCGGCGTGCTGTTCCCGCTGCTGGAGACGTTGCGGCGCGGGTTCTCAGCCTGGCTGACTACGCCGGTCACCCTGCTGGAGGACTATGTCGCCGGCGCCCTGCTGCTGTGGGCGGCGGTGTTCCTCGCCCAGCGCCGGCCGAGCGGCTGGGTGGTGATGCTGGTCGCCGCCGCTTACGCCACAGGCATGATGTCCTCGAGCTTCTGGAAGCAGCTCGAGGCTCAGCTGACCGGCGAAACCTGGGAGGACAACCAGGGCGTCGTCGTGGCCTTCAAGCTGTTCCTGTGGGGCGTGCCGCTGATCCTGACCCTCCTTTCGGCAAGGGCGGTGCTGCGGGAGCGGGCGGCCCGATGAGCAAGGACATCTATCTGGTCGTCCACGGTGAGGCGCAGCACCATGTCGAGGGCCTGGTCGGCGGCTGGTACGACAGCGACCTGACCGAACAGGGCCATCGCCAGGCTCAGGCCATCGCCGGCCGGCTGGCCGAGCGGCTGGCCGGCGCGCCGTCGGTGGAGGTCTATGCGTCGGACCTGCGCCGCACCGCCCAGACCGCCGCGCCCATCGCCCAGGCCCTGGGCGTCGAGGCGGTGCATTGGCCCGACCTGCGCGAGCGCAGTTACGGCGAGGCCGGCGGTAAGCCGGACG
This region includes:
- a CDS encoding TetR/AcrR family transcriptional regulator codes for the protein MAKSDRAPRRWSDATHASLIAAGLEAFGEQGFEALSEDAIARRADLTRGAIQYQFGGKRGLFAAVFRHVLTQTARDLYDRTMERAHSVAELGEGVGVFMDLALDPQRRRLLFVEAPTVLGWDDWRAGLRGAFEPLLHHALGHWVSEGLLREEEVPGYAEVLLGAGVQAALAQSAGDPAPRKALEAMIARLAARP